Part of the Amycolatopsis sp. 195334CR genome is shown below.
CCTCGGCCGGGTCCTGGCCCCGCACCAGCTCCCGGTTGTCCGCGTCGACGAAGACCACCCGCGGCCGGAAAGCGGCCGCCTCGGCGTTGTCCAGCTGCGCGTAGGAGATGACGATGACCAGGTCACCGGGGTGCACGTGGTGCGCGGCGGCACCGTTGATGCCGATGATGCCGGAGCCGCGCTCCCCGGCGATGACGTAGGTCTCCAGCCGGGCGCCGTTGGTCACGTCGACCACGCACACCTGCTCGCCCGCCAGCAGGTCGGCGGCCTCCATCAGGTCCTCGTCGACGGTGAGCGAGCCCACGTAGTGCAGGTCCGCCTGGGTCACCGTGGCCCGGTGGATCTTGGACTTGAGCATCGTCCGGTACATGTCGCTGTACTACTCCCCGGTCGGGATGCCGTGCTCGGCGGCCGCACCGAGCAGGACGGATACGTTGTCGATCAGGCGCGTGCGGCCCACGCGTGCGGCGATCAGCAACCGTGCTTCCCCATCGACGGGGGCCGGGCCGAGATCGTTCCCGCGGAGTTCCAGGTAGTCCACGTCGACCGACGGCACGGCGGCGAGCGTGGCGCGTGCCGCGTCGAGCACCGCCTCGGCGCCACCGACGCCGGCGTGCGCTCCCGCGGTCAGCGCCTTCGACAGCACCACCGCGTCGGCGCGTTCACCTTCGCTGAGGTAGGCGTTGCGCGAGGACAGGGCCATGCCGTCGGCCTCCCGCACCGTGGGCACGCCGATCACCTTGGTCTCGAAGTCCAGTTCCGCGACCATCTTCTTGATCAGGACCAGTTGCTGGTAGTCCTTTTCGCCGAAGAACGCGTAGTCCGGACGGACGATGTTGAACAGTTTCGCCACCACGGTCAGCACGCCGGCGAAGTGGCCGGGCCGGGCGGCGCCCTCCAGTTCGTCCCCCAGCGGTCCGGGGTGGACGGTCACCTGCGCGCCGGGGCGGTACAGGTCGGCGGCGGTGGGTGTGAAGGCGAACTCCGCCCGCACCTCACCGAGCACCTCCAGGTCCCGCTCCAGCGGGCGCGGGTAGGCGTCGAAGTCCTCGTTCTCGCCGAACTGCAGCGGGTTCACGAAGATGGACGCGCCGACCACGGTGTTCGGCAGGCGCTTGGCCCGGCGCAGCAGTTCGCGGTGCCCGGCGTGCAGCGCGCCCATGGTCGGCACCAGCGCCACCTGGTGGCCCACCTGGCGCAACGCCCTGGTGACCCGGCGCAGGTCTGCCGGGCGCTGGTAGCTGTTCAACCCGCCCCGGGTGAACTTGGGCGCGGTTTTCGGTGTGGTCATTCAGGAATCAGCCCCTCGGGCGTGGTCGTCGAGCAGGCCGGTCAGGTCCGCCGCGGTATCCGTGGCCAGCAGTCCGGCACCCGCCGCGCGGGCCGCCGTGCGACGGGCCAGCGCGGTGTAGGAGGCCGACACCTCGGGCGCGCGTTCGGCGAGCACCCGCAGGTGCGACCGAACGGTCCCGGCGTCTCCCCTGGCCACCGGACCGGTCAGCGCGCGATCGCCCTGACGGAGCACATTGTCCAATGCCGCGGAAAGCAGCGGGCCGAGGACCCGCTCGGCGTCCGCGATCCCGGCGCCGCGCAGCAGTTCCGCGCAGTCGGCGACCAGCGTGACCAGGTGGTTCGCCCCGTGCGCCAGCGCGGCGTGGTAGAGCGGGCGGGCGGGTTCCGGGATGCGCACCGGCTCGCCGCCCATCTCCATCACCAGCGCCTCGCCGACGTTCCACGCCGCGTCGTCGCCGGTGGCGGCGGTCACGCCGACGCAGCAGTGCGCCATCCGCTCGATGTCCTCCTCGCGCCCGGTGAAGGTCATCACCGGGTGCAGCGCCAGCGGCAGCGCGCCGGCCTTCTCGGCGGGTGCGAGGATCTCCACCCCGTGCGCGCCAGAGGTGTGCACCACGATCTGGCCGGGGCGCAGGGAATCGGTGGCCACCAGGCCGCGGACCATGC
Proteins encoded:
- the panD gene encoding aspartate 1-decarboxylase; the encoded protein is MYRTMLKSKIHRATVTQADLHYVGSLTVDEDLMEAADLLAGEQVCVVDVTNGARLETYVIAGERGSGIIGINGAAAHHVHPGDLVIVISYAQLDNAEAAAFRPRVVFVDADNRELVRGQDPAEVPDGSGLLNGSLPVIQQGLDAAGFPVAETVDAARLDALLQEQSER
- the panC gene encoding pantoate--beta-alanine ligase, which translates into the protein MTTPKTAPKFTRGGLNSYQRPADLRRVTRALRQVGHQVALVPTMGALHAGHRELLRRAKRLPNTVVGASIFVNPLQFGENEDFDAYPRPLERDLEVLGEVRAEFAFTPTAADLYRPGAQVTVHPGPLGDELEGAARPGHFAGVLTVVAKLFNIVRPDYAFFGEKDYQQLVLIKKMVAELDFETKVIGVPTVREADGMALSSRNAYLSEGERADAVVLSKALTAGAHAGVGGAEAVLDAARATLAAVPSVDVDYLELRGNDLGPAPVDGEARLLIAARVGRTRLIDNVSVLLGAAAEHGIPTGE
- a CDS encoding Rossmann-like and DUF2520 domain-containing protein, translated to MDRPARLAVGVVSAGRVGSVLGAALTRAGHTVVAASGLSAASVRRAERLLPGVPLLPPDEVVRSADLVLLALPDDALAGMVRGLVATDSLRPGQIVVHTSGAHGVEILAPAEKAGALPLALHPVMTFTGREEDIERMAHCCVGVTAATGDDAAWNVGEALVMEMGGEPVRIPEPARPLYHAALAHGANHLVTLVADCAELLRGAGIADAERVLGPLLSAALDNVLRQGDRALTGPVARGDAGTVRSHLRVLAERAPEVSASYTALARRTAARAAGAGLLATDTAADLTGLLDDHARGADS